The Pristiophorus japonicus isolate sPriJap1 chromosome 3, sPriJap1.hap1, whole genome shotgun sequence genome has a segment encoding these proteins:
- the LOC139255799 gene encoding sporozoite surface protein 2-like: protein MAMAARQMSAQDRHRASSSGAIQPAPLPASQSLTLVTLPDTALSSACHLKPRSWSNWTNIRSNPNIHSNPNIRSNPNIRSNPNIHSNPNIRSNPNIHSSPNIRSNSNIRSNPNIQSNRNTHSNPNIQSNPNIHSDPKIHSNPNIRSNRNIHSNPNIRSNPNIRSNRNIHSNPNIQSNPNIRSNPNIRSNPNIRSKPIFTATPTFGATPTFTAAPTFGATPTFGSNPSIHSNPNNRSNPNIRSNPNIHSNPNIQSNPNIHSTPNNCSNPNIQSNPNIHSNPNIRSNPNIHSNPNIHSNPNIRSNPNIHSNPNIRSNPNIHSNPNIQSNRNIHSNPNIRNNPNINSNPNIRSNPNIRSSPTFTATPTFTETPTIAATPTFGSNPNTHSDPNIRSNPNIHSNPNIWSNPNIHSNPNIRSNPNIRSKPNIRNNPNTHSNPNIQSNPNIHSNPNIHSNPNIRSNPNTYSNPNIRSNHKIRSNPNIRSNANIRSNANIQSNPNIHSNPNIRSKPNVHSNPNIRSNHNIHSNSNIWSNPNIHSNPNIRRNPNIHSNPSIHSNPNIWSNPNIHSNPNIRSNPNIHSNPNIRSNPNIRTKKLTYAKGKIQIVGSVDIQVSQGGVLNRLPLWIVASDGPTLLGRNWMNPV from the exons CAATTGGACCAACATTCGGagcaaccccaacattcacagcaaccccaacattcggagcaaccccaacattcggagcaaccccaacattcacagcaaccccaacattcggagcaaccccaacattcacagCAGCCCCAACATTCGGAGCAACTCCAACATTCGGAGTAACCCCAACATTCAGAGCAACCGCAACACtcacagcaaccccaacattcaGAGTAACCCCAACATTCACAGTGACCCCAAAattcacagcaaccccaacattcggagtaaccgcaacattcacagcaaccccaacattcggagcaaccccaacattcggagtaaccgcaacattcacagcaaccccaacattcaGAGCAACCCCAATATTCGGAGCAACCCCAATATTCGGAGTaaccccaacattcggagcaaACCTATattcacagcaaccccaacattcggagcaaccccaacattcacagCAGCCCCAACATTCGGAGCAACTCCAACATTCGGA AGCAACCCCAGCATTCACAGCAACCCCAACAATCgcagcaaccccaacattcggagcaaccccaatattcacagcaaccccaacattcagagcaaccccaacattcacagCACCCCCAACAATTGCAGCAACCCCAACATTCAGAGCAACCCCAATattcacagcaaccccaacattcggagcaaccccaacattcacagcaaccccaacattcacagcaaccccaacattcggagcaaccccaacattcacagcaaccccaacattcggagcaaccccaacattcacagTAACCCCAACATTCAGAGCAACcgcaacattcacagcaaccccaacattcggaaCAACCCCAACATTaacagcaaccccaacattcggagcaaccccaacattcggagcagcccaacattcacagcaaccccaacattcacagAAACCCCAACAATCgcagcaaccccaacattcgga AGCAACCCCAACACTCACAGCGaccccaacattcggagcaaccccaacattcacagcaaccccaacatttggagtaaccccaacattcacagcaaccccaacattcggagcaaccccaacattcggagcaaACCCAACATTCGGAATAACCCCAACACtcacagcaaccccaacattcaGAGTAACCCCAACATTCACAGTAACCCCAACATTCACAGCAACCCCAATATTCGGAGCAATCCCAACACTtacagcaaccccaacattcggagtAACCACAAGATTCGGAGTaaccccaacattcggagcaaTGCCAACATTCGGAGCAATGCCAACATTCAGAGTAACCCCAACattcacagcaaccccaacattcggagcaaACCCAACGttcacagcaaccccaacattcggagcaacCACAACATTCACAGTAACTCCAACATTTGGAGTAACCCCAACATTCACAGTAACCCCAACATTCGGCGTAACCCCAACATTCATAGTAACCCCAGCATTCACAGCAACCCCAATATTTGGagcaaccccaacattcacagtaaccccaacattcggagcaaccccaacattcacagcaaccccaacattaggagcaaccccaacattcgga CGAAGAAGCTTACCTatgccaaaggtaaaatccaaatcgttggcagcgtggacatccaggtctcccagggcggtgtgttgaacagactccccctgtggattgttgccagcgatggtcccacgctgctgggaaggaattggatgaacccggtctaa